The Salinibacterium sp. M195 genome includes a window with the following:
- the panC gene encoding pantoate--beta-alanine ligase, with protein sequence MISHPRPQVIETVAGMRDVVAHERDAGRTVALTPTLGALHQGHLAHVERAAELADVRIVSIFVNPTQFGANEDLDKYPRTMDEDLDMLGALGVPYVFAPSVEEMYPKGETSTTISAGKIGTTFEGKSRAGHFDGVLTVVAKLLAITTPQFVTFGQKDAQQLFLVRRMITDLNIPVQLEIIETVREDDGLALSSRNQFLDASQREAAVILSTALKAATSAADSGLDAVIAAAQGALMGQSGVELDYFTVVDTETFIPVPDGFRGPATAIVAARVGDTRLIDNLSLYVG encoded by the coding sequence GTGATTTCACACCCTCGCCCCCAAGTTATTGAGACCGTCGCTGGGATGCGCGATGTAGTAGCCCACGAGCGCGACGCTGGTCGCACCGTTGCTTTGACACCAACTTTGGGAGCGCTCCACCAGGGTCACCTTGCGCATGTTGAGCGTGCGGCCGAACTCGCGGACGTGCGTATCGTCTCGATTTTTGTGAATCCCACCCAGTTCGGTGCGAACGAAGATCTGGACAAGTATCCGCGAACGATGGACGAAGACCTCGACATGCTTGGCGCCCTCGGGGTGCCCTACGTTTTCGCGCCGAGTGTTGAAGAGATGTACCCAAAGGGCGAAACCTCCACGACAATCTCTGCCGGAAAAATCGGCACTACGTTTGAGGGCAAGTCTCGCGCTGGCCACTTCGATGGCGTGCTCACGGTAGTCGCGAAGCTGCTTGCGATCACGACTCCGCAGTTCGTCACCTTCGGCCAGAAAGATGCCCAGCAACTGTTCCTGGTCCGCCGCATGATTACCGACCTCAACATTCCGGTGCAGTTGGAGATCATCGAGACGGTGCGAGAAGACGATGGCCTCGCGCTCTCGAGTCGCAACCAGTTTTTGGATGCCAGCCAACGCGAAGCAGCCGTCATCTTGTCGACGGCGCTGAAAGCCGCGACCTCGGCCGCTGACAGTGGCCTTGACGCGGTGATCGCGGCCGCGCAGGGTGCGCTCATGGGGCAATCGGGCGTCGAGCTCGACTACTTCACCGTTGTTGACACCGAGACCTTCATACCGGTGCCCGATGGCTTCCGTGGGCCGGCGACGGCGATCGTGGCGGCCCGTGTCGGAGACACTCGTTTGATCGACAATCTCTCGCTCTACGTCGGGTAG
- a CDS encoding PH domain-containing protein, whose product MTERLDLPDTEWRGVSRKYIVVEVVGLIIVGVIMMIATSIPAFVTGIVWFAAIPISLGIIFLINILLTPRRVRAIGYMMRADDLVFRRGLMFRRVVAVPYGRMQLVDINRGPLDRAVGLSELKFVTAAASTGVVIPGLPQQDAEELRDTLVALAESRRAGL is encoded by the coding sequence GTGACTGAGCGACTCGACCTACCTGACACTGAATGGCGCGGAGTCTCACGCAAATACATTGTGGTGGAAGTTGTTGGCCTCATCATCGTTGGGGTAATTATGATGATTGCCACCTCGATCCCCGCGTTCGTGACCGGCATTGTGTGGTTCGCCGCGATTCCGATCTCGCTCGGAATCATCTTCCTCATCAATATTCTGCTCACCCCACGACGGGTGCGCGCCATCGGTTACATGATGCGCGCCGATGACCTCGTGTTTCGTCGCGGACTGATGTTCCGCCGCGTGGTTGCTGTGCCCTATGGCCGGATGCAACTCGTTGACATCAATCGTGGCCCCCTCGATCGCGCGGTGGGCTTAAGCGAACTCAAATTTGTGACGGCAGCGGCATCCACCGGCGTTGTTATTCCTGGGCTGCCGCAGCAGGATGCTGAGGAGTTGAGAGACACGCTCGTCGCCCTGGCTGAGAGTCGTCGGGCCGGGCTGTGA
- a CDS encoding carbohydrate ABC transporter permease — MSATTTSVKKHNGPRESLFSRAGAMLVMAICTFYFLVPIWWLFVAATKDRADFTTSAPLWFADFNLIENIGNLAAYRDGVFFRWMLNSVLYAGAGAAIATLFATMMGYALAKYSFRGRETLFNVVLGGVLVPATALALPLFLVFSQVGATNTFWSVFLPSIVSPFGVYLARIYATSSVPDELVEAARIDGSGEVRTFFTVATRLMTPAMVTIFLFQFVTIWNNFFLPLIMLRDEKLFPVTLGLYIWNSQVSQIPEIRAYVIIGALLSIIPLIIAFLSLQRFWRSGLGTGAIK, encoded by the coding sequence ATGAGTGCCACGACAACTTCCGTGAAAAAGCACAACGGTCCCCGCGAAAGCCTGTTCTCTCGGGCGGGCGCCATGCTCGTTATGGCTATCTGCACTTTCTATTTCTTGGTGCCGATCTGGTGGCTCTTCGTTGCCGCAACGAAAGACCGCGCCGACTTCACCACGAGTGCACCGCTCTGGTTCGCCGACTTCAACCTCATTGAGAACATCGGCAACCTGGCGGCTTATCGCGACGGCGTCTTCTTCCGCTGGATGCTCAACAGCGTGCTTTACGCCGGTGCTGGTGCTGCCATCGCAACGCTCTTCGCCACGATGATGGGCTACGCGCTGGCGAAGTACAGCTTCCGTGGCCGCGAAACGCTCTTCAACGTTGTGCTCGGTGGAGTGCTGGTTCCCGCAACGGCTCTCGCGCTTCCGCTGTTCTTGGTCTTCAGCCAGGTGGGCGCAACGAACACGTTCTGGTCGGTTTTCCTGCCCAGCATCGTGAGCCCGTTCGGTGTCTACCTTGCGCGTATCTATGCGACCTCGAGCGTGCCCGACGAGCTTGTCGAGGCTGCGCGCATCGATGGTTCCGGAGAAGTTCGTACGTTCTTCACCGTTGCCACCCGGCTGATGACGCCGGCAATGGTCACGATTTTCCTCTTCCAGTTCGTCACGATTTGGAACAACTTCTTCCTCCCGCTCATCATGCTGCGCGACGAGAAGCTGTTCCCCGTCACGCTTGGCCTCTACATCTGGAACAGCCAAGTCAGCCAGATCCCCGAAATTCGGGCGTACGTGATCATCGGTGCCCTGCTGTCGATCATCCCGCTCATCATCGCTTTCCTCAGTCTGCAGCGCTTCTGGCGCAGCGGACTGGGAACGGGCGCGATCAAGTAG
- a CDS encoding Rossmann-like and DUF2520 domain-containing protein: MAPAAGRLGIGIIGAGKVGPILGAALAGAGHAIVGIAATSERNLERASAILPDVPVLDIPTLVERSELVILAIPEGEIESFAQGLASAGVWQPGQLVLHTAPGLGYTALAPALAAGAIPLAVHPAMVFTGTSLDLTRLHETYCAVSAPTPVLPIAQALVVEMGAEPIVIAENERAAWAEAVSTATSFSAAIVGQSLNLLENVGVENPARVLGPLLRSSVESALAYASATSIDVSSFDTEQRPHSQEDPS; this comes from the coding sequence GTGGCACCGGCAGCAGGCCGGCTAGGAATCGGCATCATCGGCGCGGGTAAAGTCGGCCCAATTCTGGGGGCGGCGCTCGCCGGAGCCGGTCACGCAATCGTGGGCATCGCCGCGACTTCTGAGCGCAATCTGGAGCGCGCGAGTGCGATTCTTCCTGATGTTCCCGTGCTCGATATTCCGACTCTGGTTGAGCGAAGTGAACTCGTGATTCTGGCGATTCCCGAAGGCGAGATCGAGTCGTTCGCGCAAGGCCTGGCCAGCGCGGGAGTGTGGCAGCCGGGCCAGCTGGTGCTTCACACCGCGCCAGGACTCGGTTATACCGCGCTCGCACCGGCCTTGGCCGCTGGCGCGATTCCGCTTGCCGTGCATCCGGCCATGGTGTTTACGGGCACCAGCCTCGACCTCACGCGACTACACGAAACGTATTGTGCGGTGAGCGCGCCAACTCCTGTTCTTCCGATTGCGCAGGCGCTCGTGGTTGAGATGGGGGCAGAGCCCATTGTGATTGCGGAGAACGAGCGCGCAGCGTGGGCAGAGGCGGTCAGCACAGCGACAAGTTTCTCGGCGGCGATCGTGGGGCAGTCACTCAACTTGCTTGAGAACGTCGGCGTAGAGAACCCGGCTCGTGTCTTGGGCCCGCTCTTGCGCTCCTCTGTTGAGAGTGCGCTCGCTTACGCAAGTGCGACTAGCATCGATGTTTCCTCGTTCGACACCGAACAGAGGCCCCATTCACAGGAGGATCCCTCGTGA
- a CDS encoding beta-galactosidase, with amino-acid sequence MTTPRADRVASWSPDSLVLGCDYNPEQWSEEVWHQDVALMQEAGVSLVAINIFGWAEIEPRAGEYAFDRLDTIMDLLHSAGIRVNLGTGTSSPPAWLTTAHPEILPTAADGTRRWQGGRQGWCPSSPEFRTAALGLVEKVAERYGGHPALAMWHVSNELGCHNAHCYCDTSAAAFRVWLRARYSTIDALNEAWGTAFWSQRYSDWNEILPPRIVLSSANPAQRIDFSRFSSDELLDYYRGEAALLRSVSSIPVTTNFMVTAHIRSQNYWQWASEMDVIANDHYLDHRLPHPVSELSFAADLTRGLAQGEPWILMEQASSAVSWQPHNLAKQPGEMLRNTLTHVARGADTVCFFQWRASRHGAEKFHSALLPHAGTDTSLWRETLDLGAKLHALEPLAGTRVEASVALVFSWEAWWAAEGDSLPSSDVRYLSQVHAAYEALRANGVTVDVVAPGAPLDAYKLVVVPSLYLVDDHSVEVITEFVSAGGVAVVTFFSGIVDETDGIRMDSTGDTPPGAFHDMLGAWTEQFFPVLPETKLVLNDGGLAATWAEHVRPTSADVVAEFASGPMIGGPAITRNTFGSGAAWYVATALDESSFADLMGRAINEAGVEQLDVPAGVEVVTRSNDSARFRFVINHSAHEITFPADGAELLTETAVTGSVTVPAGGVRVIRLTVEEGATR; translated from the coding sequence GTGACCACACCCCGCGCAGATCGCGTCGCGAGCTGGTCACCCGATTCCCTCGTTCTCGGGTGTGACTACAACCCCGAGCAGTGGTCAGAAGAAGTGTGGCATCAGGATGTCGCCCTCATGCAGGAGGCCGGGGTCAGCCTCGTCGCCATCAACATCTTCGGCTGGGCCGAGATCGAGCCGCGCGCCGGGGAGTACGCCTTCGATCGTCTAGACACGATCATGGATTTGCTGCACTCTGCCGGAATTCGCGTGAACCTCGGAACCGGCACCTCATCGCCACCCGCCTGGCTCACCACCGCCCACCCCGAAATCTTGCCGACCGCCGCTGACGGCACCCGCCGCTGGCAGGGTGGTCGCCAAGGCTGGTGCCCGAGTTCACCCGAGTTCCGCACTGCAGCCCTCGGCCTCGTCGAGAAAGTCGCCGAGCGCTACGGCGGCCACCCTGCGCTCGCGATGTGGCACGTTTCGAATGAACTCGGATGCCATAACGCGCACTGCTACTGCGACACGTCTGCTGCCGCATTCCGCGTCTGGCTTCGCGCCCGCTATTCCACAATCGATGCACTCAACGAAGCGTGGGGCACCGCGTTCTGGAGCCAGCGTTACAGCGACTGGAACGAAATTCTCCCTCCGCGCATCGTTCTCTCGTCGGCCAACCCTGCTCAACGAATCGACTTCTCTCGGTTCAGCTCCGACGAACTGCTCGACTACTACCGTGGCGAAGCAGCGCTGCTCCGCTCGGTGAGCAGCATCCCCGTCACCACAAATTTCATGGTGACCGCTCATATCCGTAGCCAAAACTACTGGCAGTGGGCGAGTGAGATGGATGTCATCGCCAACGATCACTACCTCGATCACCGGCTTCCGCATCCGGTCAGCGAGCTTTCCTTTGCCGCAGACCTCACCCGTGGTCTCGCGCAAGGGGAGCCCTGGATTCTTATGGAACAAGCCAGCAGCGCAGTGAGCTGGCAACCGCACAACCTCGCCAAGCAACCTGGCGAGATGCTGCGCAATACGTTGACTCACGTTGCCAGGGGCGCAGATACGGTCTGCTTCTTCCAGTGGCGCGCGTCACGACACGGTGCCGAGAAATTTCATTCGGCGCTTCTTCCTCACGCCGGCACTGACACTTCCCTATGGCGTGAGACCCTCGACCTGGGTGCGAAACTCCACGCGCTCGAGCCTCTCGCGGGCACTCGGGTCGAGGCTTCAGTCGCACTCGTGTTCAGCTGGGAAGCGTGGTGGGCTGCCGAAGGCGACTCGCTGCCATCGTCGGACGTTCGCTACCTGTCGCAAGTGCATGCCGCCTACGAAGCCTTACGCGCCAACGGCGTCACTGTTGACGTGGTTGCTCCCGGAGCGCCGCTCGACGCTTACAAGCTTGTGGTTGTTCCGAGCCTGTACCTCGTCGACGACCACAGCGTCGAGGTCATCACAGAGTTCGTTTCGGCCGGAGGAGTGGCTGTTGTCACGTTCTTCTCGGGAATCGTTGACGAGACCGACGGCATCCGCATGGATTCCACCGGCGATACTCCTCCGGGCGCCTTCCACGACATGCTCGGTGCGTGGACAGAACAGTTCTTCCCTGTCCTGCCGGAGACGAAACTTGTGCTCAACGATGGTGGGCTTGCCGCTACGTGGGCTGAACACGTTCGACCGACGAGTGCGGATGTCGTTGCCGAGTTCGCGAGTGGCCCGATGATTGGTGGGCCAGCAATCACGCGCAACACTTTCGGTTCGGGTGCTGCCTGGTATGTGGCGACCGCGCTCGACGAATCAAGTTTTGCGGACCTGATGGGTCGTGCAATTAACGAGGCCGGCGTCGAACAGCTCGACGTTCCTGCTGGTGTTGAGGTCGTGACGCGATCGAATGACTCAGCGCGTTTCCGCTTCGTGATCAACCACAGCGCGCATGAGATTACTTTTCCCGCCGACGGCGCAGAATTGTTGACGGAAACTGCGGTCACAGGTTCGGTGACTGTTCCCGCTGGTGGCGTTCGCGTCATCCGCCTGACTGTCGAAGAAGGAGCAACGCGATGA
- a CDS encoding LacI family DNA-binding transcriptional regulator: protein MARQGTRPRRATIFDVAAEANVSRGTVSRMLNGEPYVSDSARDAIEKAIAKVGYVRNMAARNLATQRSKAIALIVHEPHSVFLEDPNIGAILLGTNERLSEADYQLVCLIIGSDRDSARIADYLRGGFVDGAVIVSAREHDPIADAIAHIGLPAVFVGHPESTPDMHYVGIDNRSAARDITRALLATGRKRVGMIAAALDRDSGSERLAGFRDAMGDDFDENLVVDFSLYSRTSGVEGMKMLLERAGDIDGVFAASDAVAAGAMDVLRESGRSVPGDVGIVGFDDSDWALRCQPQLSTVRQPADLLGREAASMVLDLVNGTTLESPGRILPTEIKLRGSA from the coding sequence ATGGCAAGACAAGGTACCCGACCGCGCCGCGCGACAATCTTTGATGTCGCCGCTGAAGCGAACGTCTCACGAGGCACCGTCTCGCGAATGCTCAACGGCGAACCATACGTTTCAGACTCCGCCCGCGACGCCATCGAAAAGGCCATAGCCAAGGTCGGCTACGTGCGCAACATGGCTGCGAGAAACCTTGCGACCCAGCGCTCAAAAGCGATCGCCCTCATCGTGCACGAACCGCACTCCGTGTTTCTCGAAGACCCCAATATCGGCGCGATTCTTCTTGGCACCAACGAGCGGCTCTCCGAAGCCGACTACCAGCTCGTCTGCCTCATCATCGGATCAGACCGCGACAGTGCTCGCATCGCTGACTACCTTCGCGGCGGTTTCGTTGACGGCGCCGTCATCGTCTCCGCACGAGAACACGACCCCATTGCCGACGCCATTGCTCACATCGGACTCCCCGCCGTCTTCGTCGGCCACCCCGAGAGCACCCCAGACATGCATTACGTCGGCATCGACAATCGCAGTGCTGCCCGCGATATCACGCGCGCGCTGCTGGCAACCGGTCGCAAGCGCGTCGGCATGATTGCCGCCGCCCTCGACCGCGACTCCGGCAGCGAACGCCTCGCCGGCTTTCGGGATGCGATGGGCGACGACTTCGACGAGAACCTCGTCGTCGATTTTTCCCTCTACTCGCGCACTAGCGGCGTCGAGGGCATGAAGATGCTTCTCGAACGCGCTGGCGACATCGATGGGGTCTTCGCGGCATCCGACGCCGTCGCTGCCGGCGCAATGGATGTGCTCCGCGAGAGCGGACGTTCCGTTCCCGGCGACGTAGGAATTGTGGGATTTGATGACAGCGACTGGGCGCTTCGGTGCCAGCCGCAGCTGTCAACGGTTCGTCAGCCAGCCGACCTGTTGGGCCGCGAGGCGGCATCGATGGTGCTCGACCTGGTGAATGGCACGACGCTGGAAAGCCCCGGACGAATCTTGCCCACCGAGATCAAATTGCGCGGTTCGGCCTAA
- the lysS gene encoding lysine--tRNA ligase, which yields MNDAANAPEPTEAEVSEQKAVRLEKRQRLIDSGAEAYPVGVAITTSIPAVRAKYPALEADSTTGDTVGLAGRIVHLRNTGKLCFASLQAGDGARIQVMVSLGEVGEDALALWKELVDLGDHLFVSGEVISSRRGELSVMVKEWKIAAKAVLPLPNLHSDLSDEQRVRSRYLDLIVREQARFTVRARAKVNASLRATFAAHEYLEVETPMLQTMHGGASARPFVTHSNAFDTELYLRIAPELFLKRAVVGGIERVFEINRNFRNEGADSTHSPEFAMVEAYQAYGDYNQMADLTQELVQNSAVAVTGGMLVTLSDGSEYDLGGDWARISMYDSLNEAAGFTITPQTPAAELKTLADAVDIGVTQPTHGKYVEELWEHYVKPGLDRPTFVMDFPVDTSPLVRDHRTIDGVVEKWDLYIRGFELATGYSELVDPVIQRERFVEQALLASQGDVEAMRLDEDFIRALEHGMPPSGGIGVGVDRLLMAITGLGIRETILFPLVK from the coding sequence GTGAATGACGCTGCCAACGCTCCAGAACCCACCGAGGCCGAAGTTTCTGAACAGAAAGCTGTTCGGCTCGAGAAGCGTCAGCGACTCATCGATTCTGGCGCTGAGGCGTACCCGGTTGGGGTCGCTATCACGACAAGCATTCCGGCGGTGCGCGCCAAGTATCCCGCGCTAGAGGCAGACTCCACCACGGGCGACACTGTTGGCCTTGCTGGCCGCATCGTGCACCTCCGCAACACCGGCAAGCTGTGCTTCGCATCGTTGCAGGCTGGTGATGGCGCGCGCATCCAAGTCATGGTCTCTCTCGGCGAAGTCGGCGAAGATGCCCTCGCTCTGTGGAAAGAACTTGTTGACCTCGGTGATCACCTCTTTGTGAGCGGTGAAGTCATTTCGAGCCGCCGCGGTGAGCTTTCCGTCATGGTGAAGGAATGGAAGATCGCCGCCAAGGCCGTATTGCCCCTCCCGAACTTGCACTCCGATTTGAGTGATGAGCAACGTGTTCGTAGCCGCTACCTCGACCTCATCGTCCGCGAGCAAGCACGCTTCACCGTGCGCGCCCGCGCCAAGGTCAACGCCAGCCTGCGCGCAACATTTGCCGCGCATGAATACCTCGAAGTCGAAACACCGATGTTGCAGACAATGCACGGTGGGGCATCCGCTCGCCCGTTCGTCACGCACTCGAATGCCTTCGACACTGAGCTTTACCTGCGCATTGCGCCTGAGCTGTTCTTGAAGCGTGCCGTTGTCGGTGGCATCGAGCGTGTGTTCGAAATCAACCGCAATTTCCGCAACGAGGGTGCTGACTCAACGCACTCGCCCGAATTTGCCATGGTCGAGGCTTACCAGGCTTATGGCGACTACAACCAGATGGCCGACCTCACGCAAGAGCTTGTGCAGAACTCAGCAGTTGCTGTCACCGGCGGCATGCTGGTCACTCTTTCTGATGGCAGTGAATATGACCTCGGTGGCGACTGGGCGCGCATCTCAATGTATGACTCTCTCAACGAAGCAGCGGGCTTCACCATCACTCCGCAGACGCCGGCTGCAGAGCTGAAGACGTTGGCAGACGCCGTCGACATCGGAGTAACTCAGCCGACCCACGGCAAGTACGTGGAAGAACTGTGGGAGCACTACGTCAAGCCGGGTCTCGACCGTCCGACGTTCGTTATGGACTTCCCCGTCGACACCAGCCCGCTCGTGCGCGACCACCGCACCATCGACGGTGTCGTAGAAAAGTGGGACCTCTACATTCGCGGCTTCGAACTGGCGACTGGCTATTCTGAGCTCGTTGACCCCGTTATTCAGCGCGAACGCTTCGTGGAGCAGGCGCTGTTAGCCAGCCAAGGCGACGTCGAAGCAATGCGTCTCGACGAAGACTTCATCCGTGCCCTTGAGCACGGCATGCCACCAAGCGGCGGCATCGGGGTCGGCGTTGACCGCCTACTGATGGCGATCACCGGGCTCGGAATTCGCGAAACAATTCTCTTTCCGCTGGTGAAGTAG
- a CDS encoding carbohydrate ABC transporter permease codes for MTTDIAKPATPTTEVTKKVRRATKATKNRGAVLFFIAPFSVLFLLFYILPILVAIYQSLLTVEREGTFGKPTEVFGGFVQYARVFQDDAFWASILRVLTFGVVQVPIMLGLALLLALLLDSPLVRGKRFFRLAFFAPYAVPGVIAAVMWGFLYSPKLSPFTAITSEINFLGADLVLWAIANVVTWVFVGYNMIIIYSALLAIPSEIYEAARLDGASQARIAWSIKIPLITPAITLTAIFSIIGTLQLLAEPQVFKSFTSAVTSTFTPNLLIYSTASVPNVNLAAAFSVVLALFTFALSFTVLKFTQRKAD; via the coding sequence ATGACTACAGACATTGCTAAGCCCGCCACCCCCACCACGGAGGTGACGAAGAAGGTTCGCCGCGCGACTAAGGCCACGAAGAACCGTGGAGCTGTGCTGTTCTTTATCGCCCCGTTCTCGGTGCTGTTCTTGTTGTTCTATATTCTGCCGATCCTGGTGGCGATCTATCAGTCGCTGCTGACGGTCGAACGCGAAGGAACTTTTGGCAAGCCAACAGAGGTATTTGGTGGCTTCGTGCAGTACGCACGAGTGTTCCAGGATGACGCTTTCTGGGCATCCATTCTTCGGGTGCTCACCTTCGGTGTCGTGCAGGTACCGATTATGCTCGGCCTCGCGTTGTTGCTCGCACTGTTGCTGGACTCACCGCTCGTCAGGGGCAAGCGGTTCTTCCGCCTCGCGTTTTTCGCACCGTATGCGGTTCCCGGCGTCATCGCCGCGGTCATGTGGGGCTTCCTCTACTCGCCCAAGCTGTCGCCGTTCACCGCGATTACGAGCGAAATCAACTTCCTCGGAGCCGACCTTGTGCTGTGGGCTATCGCCAACGTCGTGACGTGGGTGTTCGTGGGTTACAACATGATCATCATCTACTCGGCGCTGCTCGCGATCCCGAGCGAAATCTACGAAGCCGCTCGCCTCGATGGTGCTTCGCAGGCGCGCATCGCGTGGTCGATCAAGATCCCGCTAATCACCCCGGCGATTACGCTCACCGCCATCTTCTCCATCATCGGAACGCTGCAGTTGCTCGCCGAACCTCAGGTCTTCAAGAGCTTCACCTCGGCCGTGACCAGCACCTTCACCCCGAACTTGCTCATCTATTCGACAGCGTCGGTGCCGAATGTGAACCTGGCTGCCGCTTTCTCGGTCGTGCTCGCGCTCTTCACCTTTGCGCTCTCGTTCACCGTGCTCAAGTTCACCCAGCGAAAGGCTGACTGA
- a CDS encoding PH domain-containing protein, with protein MSELNEHEPERADLAESQVPAANLAEQVAPVSEPAEPVASVANLAGLPAEAQRLADGEWHRLHPATPLLRGGIALIAVIGVIVVNARDFFLETLFNSRNEFDPFTRLAESGFLIPAILIVLAVLILSVLGFYFSWRMNTFRITDELVEVRSGILFRTNRRGRLDRIQGINISRPIFARLFGAAKLEVNVAGQDANVELAYLGSRGADELRRTILQLASGTRAAEAAAASVSSAVSEFGTQGAVAGEPASNSEHVGLIESRVNEFLAPELDPDAAPPESIVRISIPRLIGSIVLSEATIIAVLAGVGIIVTIAITGQYGWLFAFLPGVLGLGGYLASRLTKSLRYSIASTRDGIRVGYGLLSTTNETLPPGRIHAVEVSQPLLWRPAGWWEIKINTASQATSATGDAAKKTLLPVGDMADVHRVLQLILPTLADEKSRELLECGLAAGAHDDDFVTSPKRARALRWFSWRRNGFTMISDAVALRKGSIWRSLVLVPQARMQSVSMGEGPLLRRMGLAELRVHTVAGPISATIGALDRNDVIRFFDEVSRAAVLSASVDTSHRWGSAATEMTPAAKAIGDTP; from the coding sequence GTGAGCGAGCTCAACGAGCACGAACCGGAACGGGCCGACCTCGCCGAGTCGCAAGTGCCGGCTGCCAACCTTGCCGAGCAGGTAGCGCCCGTCTCCGAACCCGCCGAGCCGGTAGCGTCCGTCGCCAACCTTGCCGGGCTCCCCGCCGAAGCTCAACGACTTGCCGATGGTGAATGGCATCGCCTGCACCCGGCCACCCCACTTTTGCGCGGTGGCATCGCGCTCATTGCCGTCATCGGCGTAATCGTCGTCAATGCTCGAGACTTCTTCCTCGAAACGCTCTTCAACAGCCGCAATGAATTCGATCCCTTTACGCGACTTGCGGAGTCTGGCTTCTTGATTCCGGCGATCCTTATCGTGCTCGCCGTGCTCATTCTTAGTGTGCTCGGCTTCTACTTCTCGTGGCGGATGAACACCTTTCGCATCACTGATGAGCTGGTCGAAGTGCGCAGCGGAATTCTGTTCCGCACTAATCGTCGGGGGCGGCTCGACCGCATCCAGGGCATCAATATCTCTCGGCCGATCTTCGCCAGACTCTTCGGTGCGGCCAAGCTTGAAGTGAACGTGGCTGGTCAAGATGCCAACGTGGAGCTCGCCTACTTAGGCTCTCGGGGCGCGGATGAACTGCGCCGCACGATTCTGCAGCTTGCCTCAGGAACTCGGGCGGCTGAAGCCGCTGCAGCGAGTGTCTCGAGTGCCGTCAGCGAGTTTGGAACTCAGGGCGCAGTAGCGGGCGAACCGGCGAGCAACAGCGAACATGTGGGCCTGATCGAGTCGCGCGTGAACGAATTTCTGGCGCCCGAACTCGACCCGGATGCTGCTCCTCCGGAATCGATCGTGCGGATCAGTATCCCCAGGTTGATCGGGTCGATCGTGTTGAGCGAGGCCACGATTATTGCCGTGTTGGCCGGCGTGGGAATCATTGTCACGATCGCCATTACCGGCCAATATGGGTGGCTGTTCGCCTTCCTGCCTGGCGTGCTCGGTCTTGGCGGTTACCTCGCCTCGCGACTGACGAAGTCGCTGCGGTACTCGATTGCGTCGACTCGCGATGGCATCCGCGTGGGGTACGGCTTGCTGTCGACGACTAATGAAACGCTTCCCCCCGGACGCATCCACGCCGTCGAGGTCTCTCAACCCTTGCTGTGGCGCCCTGCCGGTTGGTGGGAAATCAAGATCAACACGGCATCACAGGCCACGAGCGCCACGGGGGACGCCGCAAAGAAGACGCTGCTGCCCGTCGGCGATATGGCCGATGTGCACCGGGTATTGCAACTGATCCTGCCGACCCTCGCCGATGAAAAGTCGCGCGAACTGCTCGAATGTGGCCTCGCAGCGGGAGCCCACGACGATGACTTTGTGACGTCGCCGAAGCGGGCGCGGGCACTGCGGTGGTTCTCGTGGCGTCGCAACGGGTTCACCATGATTTCGGATGCTGTCGCCCTGCGCAAGGGATCAATCTGGCGTTCCTTGGTGCTGGTTCCGCAAGCGCGCATGCAGAGCGTCAGCATGGGCGAAGGTCCGCTGCTGCGCCGGATGGGTCTCGCGGAATTACGCGTGCATACGGTCGCCGGCCCCATCTCCGCCACTATTGGTGCTCTCGATCGCAACGATGTCATCAGGTTCTTTGACGAAGTTTCGCGCGCCGCCGTGCTCTCGGCGAGCGTCGATACGAGTCACCGCTGGGGCAGCGCGGCAACCGAGATGACCCCCGCCGCTAAGGCGATCGGGGATACCCCGTAG